Genomic segment of Ignavibacteriales bacterium:
TTTGCACACTAAACACAATTTGAAAAGTGCCATGAAAACAAAACTTATCATTGTTGCTACTGCTGTTATCTTAATAATAACAGTAATTATTTTATTATACCTTCATTCAACAAACGAGAAAGAGGTTGTCCAGCGGTTTCAAGCTGAACAGCTGTTAGATGCACGCCGGCTTGCAAGAGAGATTGAATCTTACCTACACGATAGAGCTTATGATGTTAATTCATTCTCATATTTCCCATCGTTTCAAAATCGTGATATAAAAAAGATGACAGCAGATATACAAACGTTCTTCAATTACGTTAAGAAAGATTTCGTCAAAGCGGTTAGTGTTTATGATGAAAAAGGAACTATCATCTACTCAACAGCTAAAGATGTAATCGGTCGGAATTACGGAAATTTAGATTTCTTTCAGTGGGCAACCAAAAAAGAAAACAAAGGGAAACAATTCGTTTCGTCACTCATACGAAAGACAGATGATACAACAACGCCTCTTCCTTATTTTCGTTTTCTTATTGCCGCACCTATTTATCAAGAGGTAAAGAATGCACGTTCTCAGCAACCTACGCATAAGTTTATAGGTATTGTTACTTCAACTATAGATTTAGAGGAAATTGTTTCCACCTTTCTTCCGTTTGTGAGAGCATATACTACTAGTGGACATGCATATGTCCTGGATAGAAACGGAACGGTACTTTTCCACAGCGAACATCCGGAAATGGTTTTGAGAAATATCCGCTTGCAGGATGAAACTTGTTTTAAGTGTCATGTTTCATTCGATCATGTTAAAACTATACTTTCCGGGAACGAAGGCGCCGTTGAATATGCTCTTAAAGAAAGACCAAAGAAACTTGCGAGTTTTTCTACTACAGAGATTATGAATATTTCATGGAAAATTGTTATCAGCATTCCCTCTGAAGAAGTTTCCGGCTTCGTCAATAAGAATTTATATATGACAATATTCCTTATAGGTATAATCACTCTAACATTTATCGGAGGATTTTCACTAATCTACCGCAGCAATCGGTTAAAGATTAGAGCGCAGGAAGAAGCAAAGCAATGGATGGAGAACCATGAGTTAGAAAATAAAATACGCGAATCAGAAAAGCGGTACCGCACTATGATTGAGTTTGCACATGACATTGTTTGGACATTGAACACACAAGGCAATTTCACATTCATCAACAGCAGTGGTGAAAAACTTACTGGTCACAAAATTTCGGACTGGATTGGAAAAAGTTTTATCCCTCTTATTTTTCACGAGGATTTGCAGAAAGCAGAGGAAATATTTCTTCAAACACTAAAAGGTATATCACAGAGCTTTGATGTGCGCATATATGACATCCATGGTAAGATTGTAATCCTTTCTGTGAACACTGTACCAATATATCAAGATGGCAGTGTTGTAGAAACTGTCAGTTTTGGACGAGACATCACAGAACAAATGCAAGCGGAGGAATCACTAAAAGCGAGCGAGGAGAAATATCGACATCTGGTGGAAAACCTTGGCAAGGAATATTTCTTTTACCGACATGGCAGAGATGGAGTGTTCACCTATGTGAGTAATTCCATGACTGATATTCTTGGCTATTCTAAACAAGAATTCTTGGCTCACCACACCGAGCATCATACCGACAACTCTATCAATAAAGAAGCTGTAAAGCGTACCGAATTGAGTATTCAAGGAAAACAGCAGGCTCCGTACGAAGTAGAGATTTACCACAAAGATAAAAGTATCCGCCGGTTAAAGGTTACGGAAACTCCTTTGTATGATGATAAAGGGAGAGTATTTGCTATCGAAGGGATTGCAAGAGATATAACCGAACGCAAACGTGCAGAGGAAGCACTGCTTTCCAGTGAAGCACGTTATCGAAATTTGTACGAGCATGTGCCTGTAATGAATTTCACTATTGATCTCTCCGGTAAAACAATCTCGGTAAACCGATTCGGTGCTGCTGAATTAGGTTACACGGTTGAGGAGTTGGTCGGCAAATCAGTATTAGATATTTTCTATGATGAAGATAAACCCATCGTTCTCAAACAAGTAGAAACTTGTCTTCAGAATCCCGATAAAATATATGATTGGGAATTGCGCAAAGTTCATAAAAACGGACAGATACTGTGGGTGCATGAGGTTGCTCGCGTTGTGGAAGAAAACGGTCGGATAGATATACACATCGCTTGTCAAAATATAACCGAACGCAAACAAGCAGAAGAAGAAATTAAGATGCTTGCTTATGCTCTCAGAAGTGTTAATGAATGTGTGAGTATCACTGATCTAAAAGACAAACTTATTTTTGTTAACCAATCCTTTTTGAAGACTTATGGTTATTCAGAAGAAGAATTAATCGGAAAGGATATGCATATTGTTCGGTCATCAAACAATCCGCCGGAATTAGTTAGTGCAATATTACCTGCCACATTACTCGGAGGATGGAATGGTGAATTGTGGAATAAAAGAAAGGACGGAAGTGAATTTCCTATTTATCTTTCTACAACAGCTATTAATGATAAAGATGGCAAACCTTTAGGACTAATTGGAGTTGCGAAAGACATTACTGAACGCAAGCGTGCCGAAGAAGAAATAATTCAAATTAAAGAAAAAATGCAGATGCTTGTGGAAGGCACACCCCATTTATTCTTCTATGTGCAGGATGCTAATGCTAATATTCAATATATATCTCCTTCCGTTAAAGAGATTACTGGACATACAGTTGAGCAGTGGTGTGAGCAAAACCATTGGTTTGTTACCGATTCCGAAATAAACCAGTCGGCTAAGAGAAGAACACATGCTCATCTTCGCGGCGAATATACTGAAGGACCTGCGTTCTTGGAAATAACTCACGCTAATGGAAATATTATTTTTCTCGAAGCCTATGAAAACCCAATCATAAGAAATAATAAGGTAGTTGGTCTACAAGGAGTAGCACACGATATTACACAGCGAAAACGTGCCGAAGAAGAAATTATTTTTCAAAAAAATAAATTTGCACAATTATTCGAAAACTCACCGATTGCAATTGCTTTGTTAGACGATCAAGATAAAGTTGTTCATATCAACGAATCGTTTTCAGCACTGTTCGGTTATTTCCTCGAAGAAATTAAAGGAAAGTTTATTAACGACTTAATAGTCCCACCCGAATTGAAAGAAGAAGCAGAAACCTATTCAAATGAAACACACGGAGGCAATCAGATAAATAAAGAAAGTTACCGTATGATAAAGGATGGTACTCTTGTTTATGTTCAAATCATTGGCGTACCGGCAATTGCAAATGATAAAGTAGTTGGTATTTATAGCATGTACGTTGATCTTACTCAACGGAAAGTTGCCGAAGAAAAAATGAAAACTGCAAAAGAATTAGCTGAACAATCCGATAAACTGAAATCAGAATTTCTTGCACAAATGTCGCACGAGATTAGAACTCCTATAAATATAATGACCGGGAATGTAGATTACCTTAAAGATTTATATGGTGAAAAAACGAATTCCGACACTCGCGAATGTTTTGATGGAATTGATCTGGCTTCGAAAAGAATTATTAGAACTGTAGATTTGATACTTAACGTAGCAGAATTACAAACCAGCGGTTATAATCCTTACAAAATAAAAGTTGACCTCAATTCTGAGATACTTAATAAATTATATAAAGAGCATCAACTTTTAGCCAAACAGAAAGGATTAGAGTTTATATATAGTTGTAAAGAAAGAGATGCGAATGTTATTGCCGACTCTTACAGTATAACACAAATCTTCGCCAACTTGATAGATAACGCCATCAAGTACACAAAAAAGGGTAAAGTAGAAATACTTTTATTAAAGAATAAAACCGATAATATTATGGTAGAGATCAAAGATACCGGAATAGGAATGAGTAAAGAATTTCTTCCGAAACTATTTGAACCATTCCTTCAGGAAGAGCAAGGGTTTACGAGAAGTTATGATGGCAGCGGACTTGGATTAACACTTGTAAAAAACTATTGTGACATAAACAATGCCGCAATAGAAGTAGAGAGCGAAAAAAATGTAGGCACAACTTTTAGAATAATATTTAAGAGTTAGATCATGATCAAGAGTTTACCCGTCGTACTTTTGGCGGGCAATGACAATTTAGGAGATTCAAATGAAAAAAATGTTAGTTGTAGAAGATGATATTTTATCTCAGAATGTTTTAAGAAGAATATTTAAAAGTGATTATGAAATAGTTTTTTGTGAATCCGCCGAAGAATATTATGAAAAATACTCAGAAAAGAAGTACGATATAATAATAATGGATGTAGCATTAAAAGGAATTAAGAATGGATTGGAATTAACAAAAGAGATTAAAGCCGCACCGCAATTTACCGGTACACCCATACTTTGTCTAACCGCACATGCACAAACTAAGTTGAGGCAAACCGCAATGGAATCCGGATCTGATCTTTTTATAACTAAACCAGTTTCAAATAAAGTACTTAAAGAAGCTGTGGCTTCATTAATTAGATAAGATTTATAAAAAGGGGTTTCTCATATTCAAGCGGGAAAAATGTAATTCAAAAATAATTTATTCAAAGTAGAAAATTATTTTGTTTTTATTGCCAGACTAACCGATGCAGAAACTTTTGTAAGTGTAAAATGAATCTTTGTCGGAAAAGTTTCTGAAGTTACCCCTTGAACCAAAGCAACACCCCCAACATAATTACCTTGAAATATTTTAATATTGTCTTTGTTATAAATTTCAATAACAATTCTGCCTAATGTATAATTACCAACTGCTAATGCAACATCTAAGTTTGTAGAATTAAGTGTTAAAGTGTAATCAGAAGTTTCGTCATAGTTTTTCGCTTTAACTGCAAAAGTAAAATTATCTTGTTTGTTAACTATTGCCGGTGTGTTCTCAATTAAGCTGTCGCTTAAAGAAGGGGTTACTAAATCAACATTATTATTACAACCGGAGACAAGAATCAATCCCGCTATTCCTAGAATCAAAAATGATTTTGTAATTCTCATTTTATCCTCCTTAAAAAATCGAACCGGAGCTTTTACAAACTCCGGTAATAAATCTATTTTGTTTGTGAAAGTCTCTTTGGTCCGGCATTAATAACTTCTTGCGAACAACCTTTTTCAAATAGTTTGAAGTTGTCTTGGAAACGTGCCGCAAGTGCATCATACTTTTTCCAGTACTCATCTTTACTTCCCCATGAGTTTTCCGGGAATAAAACATCTTCCGGAACATCAGGGCAAGTTACAGGAACTTCGTAGCCGAATAATTTATCCTTGCGATATTTAACCTTGTCTAATTTTCCTTCTAGAGCTGCGTTTAAAAGATTTCTTGTGTGGCGAATACTAATGCGTTTACCAACGCCAAATCTTCCGCCTACCCAGCCAGTGTTAACCAGCCAAACATTAGCGCTGTGTTTTAACATTCTTTGTTTCAGCATTGCCGCATAATCCGAAGGATGACGAACCATAAAAGGTCCGCCGAAACATGCAGAAAAAGTTATCTGTGGTTCAATGCCTAAACCAATTTCCGTTCCGGCGATCTTTGAAGTGTACCCACTAATAAAATGATACTGTGCTTGTTCCGGATTTAATTTTGCGATCGGGGGCATAACGCCTGATGCATCACAAGTTAAGAAAATTATATTCTTGGGATGAGTGTGAACGTAACCTTCTTTAATTACATTCGGGATAAAATCAATTGGGTATGAGGCGCGTGTATTTTCTGTTATTGTATCATCATCGAGATCAATATTGCGTGTTGTCGGATCCCAAACAACATTTTCTAAAATTGTTCCGAAGCGATGCGTTGTCTCATGTATCTGTGGTTCATTTTCAGCAGAGAGACGGATAACTTTTGCATAGCATCCGGCTTCAAAATTAAATACACCTTGATTACTCCAGCCATGTTCATCATCACCGATAAGTTTACGTTTTGGATCTGCAGATAAAGTTGTTTTACCGGTACCGCTTAATCCGAAGAATAATGCAGCATCTCCTTTATCTCCAACGTTTGCTGAGCAGTGCATTGGCAGTACGTCTTCATAAGTAAGTAAGAAATTTAAAACGGAGAAAACAGATTTTTTGATTTCACCGGCGTAAAGTGTGTTTGCTATAATAGCTGTTCTCTGGTCGAAGTTTAGAATGATCGCTGTGTCCGATCGTGTGCCGTCAGTTATCGGATCTACTTTGAATCCGGGAACTGCAATAACAGTAAACTCCGGAACAAATTTTTTCAATTCATCTTTGTCGTTCGTAGTTAAAAACATATTACGTGCAAATAAACTATGCCATGCTTTTTCTGTTATGATACGAACTGGCATTTTGTATTCAGGGTCTGCACCGGCGTAACAATCTTGAACAAACAATTCTTCACCTTGAACCCAAGCTTGCAAACGTCCCATTAATTGAGACCACATTGAATGAGTATAAGGACGGTTGTAAGTTCCCCACCAAATATCTTTCGCGGTTGATTCTTCATGAACGACAAATTTATCCGCCGCCGCACGAGCAGTGTGTTTTCCTGTATTTACAATAACAGGTCCCGATTTAGCAATCCTGCCTTCATTTCTAAAAATTATTTCTTCATACAAAGCTTCGTCGGGTAGATTCCAAAAAACACGATCAAGATTTGTTAACCCTTGATTCTTCAAACGGAAATCAGAAGCAAGATCTAAAGCTTGCTTTGTTGCAGGAGTATTGAATTCTAAATATTTACTCATGACCAATCCCTCACTAATTTTCTATCGCCAATATAAAGTTCGTTAGGTGAATTCGGATCGAGAGCCCATTTCATTCTTTCGACTCCTTCAGTTATATCTTTGATCGTTCCGCAGTAACTAATTCTTAAATAACCATCTAAACCGAATTCCTTTCCCGGTACGGTTAACACCATAACCTTATCAATTAAGAATGAAGAAAGTTTTTGAGAATCTTTTTCATAAGCCGAAAAATCTGCGAAGCAATAGAAAGTTCCATCCGGTACATGAACTTTAACTCCGCTGAATGAACGGAGCTGCTCGATCAAAACATTGCGGTTGTTTTCTAACGTAACGCGTAAACTTTCAACGCCTGATTGAATTCCGTTAAGAGCGCCGGCTGCTGCTTTCTGAAGAAGAACCGAAGGTCCGGAAGTTTGATGTCCTTGAATGTTCGACATTGCTTCGATAACTTTTTTATTTCCAACAGCCCAGCCAATTCTGAATCCTGTCATAGCATATTGTTTTGATACCCCGTTCACAATAATGATCTTAGAATTCTCAACAGATTTTTTTGTGTAATCGTAAGCGCTGAACGGTTTCTTTCCATCGAATACAAGACGATGATAAATATCATCCATGATCAAATAGAGATCTTTCTTTTCGCAGAAATTAACAATGTCAGAAATAAATTCTTCTGAGTACATAGCGCCGGAAGGATTGTTCGGACTATTGATAATTACGGCTCTTGTGTATGAACCAGTACGCAGTTCAATATCTTTTAGTCGTGGATAAAAAGTTCCGTCTTCCGGTAATGCAGCAACTCCAATTGCGCCGCAAAGTTTTGCCATATCGGGATAACTAACCCAATAAGGAGCTGGATAAATAATTTCTTCCTGCGGATTTAAGATTGCCTGCATTGCTACCATAATGGATTGTTTAGCTCCACCGGATGCAATTACATTTTCCGGATTTACTTTACGATGATAAAATTCTTCCGTATAACGGATAATTGCTTTTTTCAATTCCGGAATTCCATCGGCAGGTGTGTAACGAACTTCTCCGGTATTAAGTGAATTAACTGCTGCGAGCAGTGCATCCATGGGGGCTCTGCTTTTTGGTTCGCCACCGCCAAGATGAATTACCGGATCTCCTTTCTCTCTTAAGATCGCTGCCTTTTCATTCAATGCTAATGTTGGGGAAGCTTTAATTGCTCTTGCGATTTGACTTAGACTCATATTTAACCTGTGATTGATTTGTTCTAAAAAGAATATTTGCGCCCGAAACTTATCGGCTATTGGTAAGATTAGCAAGTGGATTTTGGCGTTGTTTCATTTTGTTGATGCTTGATTTATCAACGGCTTTTACTGTAAATTCATATCAGTTAATAAGAACTAATTGGAGTTAGTATGGAATGGACAATCATTTTACTCAATCTTATGTATGCCGTAATAGGTGTGGTCTTGATGTTTGCTTCTTACAAGGTGTTTGATCTTTTGTCACCTAAAATAAATTTTGAAGACGAATTGAAAAAGGGCAATATAGCCGTAGCCATTTTTATCGCCGCTCTTTTTATTGCGATCGCTTTGATAATCGGAGGTTCGTTAAATTGAAAAAAGTATTGTGCATTGTATTAATTCTCTTTTTGTGCGGTAATGTCTATCCTCAAAAACATTTTTCCAAGTACGATGATACTTTTAAAAAGTACAGCAAGAGATTTTTCGGTCCCGGATTTGATTGGAAAATATTTAAGGCACAGGGAATGGCTGAAAGCGGTTTAACTCCCGATGCAGTAAGTCAAGTAGGAGCTAGAGGAATAATGCAATTAATGCCTTCAACCTTTCAAGAAGTTCAAAGTATTAATTCAGAATTTACACAGATTGAAGATCCGGAATGGAATATTGGCGCCGGAATCTATTATGATAGAACTTTATATAAAGCTTGGAAGGAGATCGAAGCAGATTCTAATAAGCTGAATTTTACTTACGGTAGTTACAATGCCGGACGCGGAACTATAATGAAAGCTCAATCAAAAGCAAAAGATAATAGTTTAGATCATACTTCTTGGAAATCAATTACAAATGTAGCCAAGCAAGTGCCTCGATGGAAATACGAAGAGACATTAAATTATGTAGAGAGGATTAATAACTTTCACGAGAAACTAAAGAAGACCAAATAATTATTTTATTTTAATTTTTGCGATCACTCCTTTATCACCAACCATAAAACAACTGCCGTCTGATTTAGAAATACCGATGCTGTTAAAACTACGCGAGTCAATTGCCTTCCAA
This window contains:
- a CDS encoding PAS domain S-box protein: MKTKLIIVATAVILIITVIILLYLHSTNEKEVVQRFQAEQLLDARRLAREIESYLHDRAYDVNSFSYFPSFQNRDIKKMTADIQTFFNYVKKDFVKAVSVYDEKGTIIYSTAKDVIGRNYGNLDFFQWATKKENKGKQFVSSLIRKTDDTTTPLPYFRFLIAAPIYQEVKNARSQQPTHKFIGIVTSTIDLEEIVSTFLPFVRAYTTSGHAYVLDRNGTVLFHSEHPEMVLRNIRLQDETCFKCHVSFDHVKTILSGNEGAVEYALKERPKKLASFSTTEIMNISWKIVISIPSEEVSGFVNKNLYMTIFLIGIITLTFIGGFSLIYRSNRLKIRAQEEAKQWMENHELENKIRESEKRYRTMIEFAHDIVWTLNTQGNFTFINSSGEKLTGHKISDWIGKSFIPLIFHEDLQKAEEIFLQTLKGISQSFDVRIYDIHGKIVILSVNTVPIYQDGSVVETVSFGRDITEQMQAEESLKASEEKYRHLVENLGKEYFFYRHGRDGVFTYVSNSMTDILGYSKQEFLAHHTEHHTDNSINKEAVKRTELSIQGKQQAPYEVEIYHKDKSIRRLKVTETPLYDDKGRVFAIEGIARDITERKRAEEALLSSEARYRNLYEHVPVMNFTIDLSGKTISVNRFGAAELGYTVEELVGKSVLDIFYDEDKPIVLKQVETCLQNPDKIYDWELRKVHKNGQILWVHEVARVVEENGRIDIHIACQNITERKQAEEEIKMLAYALRSVNECVSITDLKDKLIFVNQSFLKTYGYSEEELIGKDMHIVRSSNNPPELVSAILPATLLGGWNGELWNKRKDGSEFPIYLSTTAINDKDGKPLGLIGVAKDITERKRAEEEIIQIKEKMQMLVEGTPHLFFYVQDANANIQYISPSVKEITGHTVEQWCEQNHWFVTDSEINQSAKRRTHAHLRGEYTEGPAFLEITHANGNIIFLEAYENPIIRNNKVVGLQGVAHDITQRKRAEEEIIFQKNKFAQLFENSPIAIALLDDQDKVVHINESFSALFGYFLEEIKGKFINDLIVPPELKEEAETYSNETHGGNQINKESYRMIKDGTLVYVQIIGVPAIANDKVVGIYSMYVDLTQRKVAEEKMKTAKELAEQSDKLKSEFLAQMSHEIRTPINIMTGNVDYLKDLYGEKTNSDTRECFDGIDLASKRIIRTVDLILNVAELQTSGYNPYKIKVDLNSEILNKLYKEHQLLAKQKGLEFIYSCKERDANVIADSYSITQIFANLIDNAIKYTKKGKVEILLLKNKTDNIMVEIKDTGIGMSKEFLPKLFEPFLQEEQGFTRSYDGSGLGLTLVKNYCDINNAAIEVESEKNVGTTFRIIFKS
- a CDS encoding response regulator, producing the protein MKKMLVVEDDILSQNVLRRIFKSDYEIVFCESAEEYYEKYSEKKYDIIIMDVALKGIKNGLELTKEIKAAPQFTGTPILCLTAHAQTKLRQTAMESGSDLFITKPVSNKVLKEAVASLIR
- the pckA gene encoding phosphoenolpyruvate carboxykinase (ATP) — its product is MSKYLEFNTPATKQALDLASDFRLKNQGLTNLDRVFWNLPDEALYEEIIFRNEGRIAKSGPVIVNTGKHTARAAADKFVVHEESTAKDIWWGTYNRPYTHSMWSQLMGRLQAWVQGEELFVQDCYAGADPEYKMPVRIITEKAWHSLFARNMFLTTNDKDELKKFVPEFTVIAVPGFKVDPITDGTRSDTAIILNFDQRTAIIANTLYAGEIKKSVFSVLNFLLTYEDVLPMHCSANVGDKGDAALFFGLSGTGKTTLSADPKRKLIGDDEHGWSNQGVFNFEAGCYAKVIRLSAENEPQIHETTHRFGTILENVVWDPTTRNIDLDDDTITENTRASYPIDFIPNVIKEGYVHTHPKNIIFLTCDASGVMPPIAKLNPEQAQYHFISGYTSKIAGTEIGLGIEPQITFSACFGGPFMVRHPSDYAAMLKQRMLKHSANVWLVNTGWVGGRFGVGKRISIRHTRNLLNAALEGKLDKVKYRKDKLFGYEVPVTCPDVPEDVLFPENSWGSKDEYWKKYDALAARFQDNFKLFEKGCSQEVINAGPKRLSQTK
- a CDS encoding pyridoxal phosphate-dependent aminotransferase codes for the protein MSLSQIARAIKASPTLALNEKAAILREKGDPVIHLGGGEPKSRAPMDALLAAVNSLNTGEVRYTPADGIPELKKAIIRYTEEFYHRKVNPENVIASGGAKQSIMVAMQAILNPQEEIIYPAPYWVSYPDMAKLCGAIGVAALPEDGTFYPRLKDIELRTGSYTRAVIINSPNNPSGAMYSEEFISDIVNFCEKKDLYLIMDDIYHRLVFDGKKPFSAYDYTKKSVENSKIIIVNGVSKQYAMTGFRIGWAVGNKKVIEAMSNIQGHQTSGPSVLLQKAAAGALNGIQSGVESLRVTLENNRNVLIEQLRSFSGVKVHVPDGTFYCFADFSAYEKDSQKLSSFLIDKVMVLTVPGKEFGLDGYLRISYCGTIKDITEGVERMKWALDPNSPNELYIGDRKLVRDWS
- a CDS encoding DUF350 domain-containing protein; the encoded protein is MEWTIILLNLMYAVIGVVLMFASYKVFDLLSPKINFEDELKKGNIAVAIFIAALFIAIALIIGGSLN
- a CDS encoding transglycosylase SLT domain-containing protein, with translation MKKVLCIVLILFLCGNVYPQKHFSKYDDTFKKYSKRFFGPGFDWKIFKAQGMAESGLTPDAVSQVGARGIMQLMPSTFQEVQSINSEFTQIEDPEWNIGAGIYYDRTLYKAWKEIEADSNKLNFTYGSYNAGRGTIMKAQSKAKDNSLDHTSWKSITNVAKQVPRWKYEETLNYVERINNFHEKLKKTK